The Anoxybacillus amylolyticus DNA segment TTCCGCCTCTCCACCTGGCAAATAGTTTAAGACCCCCGCAGGAAGCCCCGCTTCTTCCATCACTTCGACAAATTTTGCCGCAACGATCGGCGCGCGATCGGATGGACGTAAAATAACGGTATTGCCAGTGACGATTGCCGCCACCGTCGTTCCTGCCATAATTGCAAGCGGGAAGTTGAATGGAGAAATGATGAGTCCAACACCTAGCGGAATGTAACGGAACGTATTACGTTCGCCGCTTCTGCTAAGTACCGGAACACCATTTTTTAGAGAAATCATTTGCCGTGCATAATATTCGAGAAAATCAATCGCTTCTGCCGTATCGGCATCTGCTTCTTTCCACGGCTTACCGACTTCTTTCACTAAGTAAGCGGAAAACTCATGTTTTCTGCGCCGCAAAATGGCTGCCGCACGGAATAATACGTTAGCGCGCGCTTCTGGCGTTACGTTTTTCCACGTTTCAAACGCATGAAGCGCTGCTTCCATCGCCTCGTCTGCGAGCGCTTTCGTCGCTTTGGAAACAATGCCAACGACTTCTGTTTTGTTTGCTGGGTTATAGGAAACTACTTTCTCTTCCGTCGTTACACGCTTTCCACCAATGATGAGCGGATATTCTTTTCCGAGTTGTGTTTGCACGTATTGCAATGCTGCGTGAAACGCTTTTTCGTTTTGGTAGACTGAAAAATCGGTAAACGGTTCGTGTTGATAACGTACTGCCAATGCCCTCGACTCCTTTTGTCCATTTTATGAACATTATAATGAATATTTTGTGAAAATTCTTTGTTCACGGTCGATAAGGATAGTACGTTTGATTTGTGCACAGCACACAAATTAACCCTTATATTGGAAAAAAAGCAAGTCAAGGTAGAGCATCATTCGTTGTTCAAAGTCTGATAGCGAAAGACCGGTAAGCTCTTGAATTCGTTTTAGCCGATAATGCAGCGTGTTCGGGTGCACATATAAATGTTCCGCTGTTTTGGTCGCGTTGCCATCATATTTGATGTATTGCCGTAATGTTTCCAAAAGCTCTGTTTGGTTTTCCTCGTCATATTTTTGTAGTTTCTGCAGCTGCTCATTTTTATAGCCTTTTCGCTTATATTGCTCATAAACCATCGGAAGCCAACGGTAAATGCCAAGCGATTCGTAAAAGTGGGGAAGCGGGATTTGAAATTGTTGCTTAATGTTCATTACTTCCGCCGCTTCGGCGTAACTTTTTCTTAAATCAAGCAAACTTCGGTATTCCTGGCCAACACCGACAACGACATCCCGTTGCAAATCGCAAAGAAAATCATTTTCTAACTTTTCAAGCAACGTTTTCGCTTGATTTTTAGCCACAGTTGCCTCGCTCATCGTTCCAATGATGACCATCCACTGGTCGTGATGTTCGATAAAAAAGACCGAGTTGCCGAGCAATTTCGTTAAAAACGTCATATATTGGTGGAGCGTTTCTTTTTTGTCCGCTGCTAACACACGAAAAAGCATGACAACGAAAGCAGCGGGCAACTGAATCCCTTTGAACTGTGCTTCCATTTTCACATCGTGCTCGCTAACGTCATCCGGTTGAAGCAACCGTAATAACCAGTGCTGAATTTCTTCTTGACGCTTTTTCGTTACGCTCACCTTTTGTTCTAGCAGCTTTGTGGCTGTTTTCGCCGCCTTCAGCAAAAACCGCTCCCCTTCTTCACTAAGTTCACCTTTCGTTTCTTGCACCCATAAATATCCATATATATGTTGACCATTTTTCAAACAAACAACAGTGCGTGCGCCAAGCCCGATTTCTGGCAATGGCGGAATTTTGACGACACCGTCCGCCGCCTCAATACGCTCAATCCAGCCTGTTTCATGCAAATAATGGACGACGTGCGCTGCTGCTCGTTTGCTTAAAATCGTACTCATCCGCACCGCATCAGGCGCATTATGGTTTCCACTGTATGCCATTAATTCTAAATCGCGCGATTCAATCGTCACTGGACAATGAATCGCTGCCGAAATAAAATCGACGAGTTCATGCAAGGAAGAAAACTTCCTTTCATCGGATGGCCAATCAAGGTTTGTCCCCTTCATGTTTATTCTCCCTTCTGCAATCCCCTTTTCTTTATTATACATGACGCCCAAAAAGAAAAAACGCCCGTTGTGCGAACAGGCGTTATGTATTCGCTTTCATTCTGTTGGTTGTAAAAACGTCTTCGGCATGACGACCGCGATGACTTCACCGCGAGCGCAAAGGGTATCTTCTGCATACACTTCCGTCTTTACTTTCCATTTTTTCGGATGAATTTCTTCGACCGTTCCAATCGCCTTGAGCGGAACACCTTGTGGAGTCGGCTTGAGAAACTCGACATTCAACGAAGCGGTCACAAAGCGTGGCGGTGCTTCTCCACTTCCTAGTTCATAGCCGTTTTTACGATGTAAGGCAAGTGAGGCAGAACCTGTTCCGTGGCAGTCAATGAGCGACGCAATCACCCCACCGTATACAAAGCCTGGAATGGCCGTATGCTCTGGACTTGGTGTGTAAATCGTCACCGTCTGTTCTCCTTGCCAGCCAGTGCGAAAATGATAACCATGCTCGTTCAAACGTCCGCACCCATAACACCACGCAAAATCATCTGGATACTCATCTTGCACAGCATGTACAACTTTTTCTTCCATGAATCATCTCCCCCTTCTCCATAGTATAGCGTAGTTTTCACACGCAAGACAATAAGCAGAGCGGTTCTTTTCTCGAACCGCTCCTTACGATTATTCTACTTCCGGCTTCTCTGCAGTGACCCCGACATCTTTCCACGTTAACTTCGAACTCGGGTCAACCGTAAAGTTTTTCACTCGGTTGTTCACTGCATAAAGCGCCGAGCGATACAACGTTGGAAT contains these protein-coding regions:
- a CDS encoding PaaI family thioesterase, coding for MEEKVVHAVQDEYPDDFAWCYGCGRLNEHGYHFRTGWQGEQTVTIYTPSPEHTAIPGFVYGGVIASLIDCHGTGSASLALHRKNGYELGSGEAPPRFVTASLNVEFLKPTPQGVPLKAIGTVEEIHPKKWKVKTEVYAEDTLCARGEVIAVVMPKTFLQPTE
- a CDS encoding PucR family transcriptional regulator: MKGTNLDWPSDERKFSSLHELVDFISAAIHCPVTIESRDLELMAYSGNHNAPDAVRMSTILSKRAAAHVVHYLHETGWIERIEAADGVVKIPPLPEIGLGARTVVCLKNGQHIYGYLWVQETKGELSEEGERFLLKAAKTATKLLEQKVSVTKKRQEEIQHWLLRLLQPDDVSEHDVKMEAQFKGIQLPAAFVVMLFRVLAADKKETLHQYMTFLTKLLGNSVFFIEHHDQWMVIIGTMSEATVAKNQAKTLLEKLENDFLCDLQRDVVVGVGQEYRSLLDLRKSYAEAAEVMNIKQQFQIPLPHFYESLGIYRWLPMVYEQYKRKGYKNEQLQKLQKYDEENQTELLETLRQYIKYDGNATKTAEHLYVHPNTLHYRLKRIQELTGLSLSDFEQRMMLYLDLLFFQYKG